One part of the Theropithecus gelada isolate Dixy chromosome 5, Tgel_1.0, whole genome shotgun sequence genome encodes these proteins:
- the TRIML1 gene encoding probable E3 ubiquitin-protein ligase TRIML1, with amino-acid sequence MSSLEKMSTADLMENLREELTCFICLDYFSSPVTTECGHSFCLVCLLRSWEEHNTPLSCPECWRTLEGPHFQPNERLGRLASITRQLRSQVLQSEDEQSSYGRMPAAAKALSDDEQGGSIFAVQSHGVNRVHLSSEAEEHHREKLQEILNLLCIRRKEAQAVLTHEKERVKLCQEETKTCKQVVVSEYMKMHQFLKEEEQLQLQLLEQEERENMRKLRNNEIKLTQQIRGLSKMIGQMESSSQSSALESLEEVRGALERSEPLLLQCPEATTTELSLCRITGMKEMLRKFSTEITLDPATANAYLVLSEDLKSVKYGGSRQQLPDNPERFDQSATVLGAQIFTSGRHYWEVEVGNKTEWEVGICKDSVSRKGNLPKPPGDLFSLIGLKIGDDYSLWVSSPLKGQHVREPVCKVGVFLDYESGHIAFYNGTDESLIYSFPPASFQEALRPIFSPCLPNEGTNTDPLTICSLNSHV; translated from the exons ATGTCCAGCCTCGAGAAAATGTCTACAGCAGATTTGATGGAGAATCTCAGGGAAGAACTCACCTGTTTCATCTGCTTGGACTATTTTAGCAGCCCAGTGACCACCGAGTGTGGGCACAGCTTTTGTCTGGTGTGTCTCCTCCGGAGCTGGGAGGAACATAACACACCTTTATCTTGTCCTGAGTGCTGGAGGACCTTGGAGGGCCCGCATTTCCAGCCGAACGAGCGTCTGGGGAGGCTGGCCAGCATCACCAGGCAGCTCCGGTCCCAGGTGCTGCAGAGCGAGGATGAGCAGAGCAGCTACGGGAGGATGCCCGCTGCTGCCAAGGCGCTCTCTGATGACGAGCAGGGTGGAAGCATCTTCGCAGTCCAGAGCCATGGTGTAAACAGAGTGCACCTCTCCAGCGAGGCTGAGGAGCATCACAGG GAGAAACTTCAGGAAATCCTGAATCTTTTGTGTATAAGGAGAAAGGAAGCTCAGGCTGTACTAACCCACGAGAAGGAGAGAGTGAAACTGTGCCAG gAAGAAACAAAGACTTGCAAACAGGTTGTTGTGTCAGAATACATGAAAATGCACCAGTTCCTGAAGGAAGAGGAGCAGCTGCAACTCCAGCTACTagaacaggaagagagagagaacatgaggaaactgaggaacaacGAGATCAAATTGACCCAGCAAATCAGAGGCCTGAGCAAAATGATCGGACAGATGGAGTCCTCCAGTCAAAGCTCGGCTTTAGAATCTCTTGAG GAGGTGAGAGGAGCCCTGGAAAG GAGCGAGCCACTCTTGCTTCAGTGTCCAGAGGCCACCACCACAGAGCTGAGTCTGTGCCGCATCACGGGAATGAAGGAAATGCTAAGAAAATTCAGCA CGGAGATAACGCTGGACCCAGCCACAGCCAATGCTTATCTCGTGTTGTCTGAGGATCTGAAGAGTGTGAAATACGGGGGAAGCAGACAGCAGCTACCCGACAACCCGGAGAGATTTGACCAGTCTGCGACCGTGCTGGGCGCTCAGATCTTCACCAGTGGGAGACActactgggaggtggaggtgggaaacAAGACGGAGTGGGAAGTGGGCATCTGCAAGGACTCGGTGAGCCGAAAGGGGAACCTCCCCAAGCCGCCCGGGGACCTGTTCTCACTGATCGGTTTAAAAATCGGAGACGATTACAGCCTCTGGGTCTCGTCCCCTCTGAAGGGTCAGCACGTCAGAGAGCCTGTGTGTAAGGTTGGTGTCTTCCTGGACTATGAGTCTGGACATATAGCATTCTACAACGGGACGGATGAGTCCCTCATCTACAGCTTCCCGCCGGCTTCTTTCCAAGAGGCTCTCAGGCCTATCTTTTCCCCCTGCCTCCCAAATGAGGGGACAAACACAGACCCTCTCACCATCTGCTCACTCAACAGCCATGTCTGA